The DNA sequence ATGTTTCCTCATCAGATGTTAAAGGCAATTTTTTGAGGGAGGTGACTCCCCATCATCTGCTACTCAATGATGAGATGCCCCTTGGGTCAATTGGCAAGGTTAATCCTCCACTCAGGGACAGCGGGACTCAAAAAAAGCTTCTTCAGGATTATGTGGAGGGCAAATTCGATATATTATCTTCAGACCATGCGCCTCACACCGAGGATGACAAAAGGGATTTTGAATATGCCAAATCAGGTATCATAGGTGTTGAAACAAGGGTACCATTATTCCTGGCGCTGGTTCAGAAGAAGGTGGTACCATTTGAGGTCTTTTACAGAACTGCCATAGAGACCCCACCATCTTTATTCGGTATTAAGAAAGGCAAAATAGCTGTAGGATATGACGCAGATTTCATGGTAGTGGATTTCACCAGGGTAAGACGGATCAACGACAACAGGCTGCATTCTAAATTCCCTGTAAGCCCGTTCAACGGTATGGATGCAATATTTCCCTCGCATGTGATGATGAGAGGCAACTTGGTCATCGATAACTATGAGGATATCTCGGATCCTATGGGGATTTTCATTCCAAAACCTCAAAATGAATGATTCTTCACTCCAAATATAACTGCTTCTATCTTCATCCAATCCGATGTATGGTGTCTGTAGATCCTTGGAATTGAGAGATATATTCGTTCTTCGCGGAATATTTCGCCCCGGCTTGATAATTCTGTCTTAAGAAAATCTCTGGATCTGGCATTTCCGATGCTGTAAATCCACTTGGATGTTTCGAAGGCTTTGTCTATGAATGATCTGTCTGAGTGTTTTATCACCGATCCGAATGGTGGATTCATTATCCAGGTATCGTATTTTCCAACTACATCTGACACGTCTGAGACGAAGAAGTTAACGTTGACGCAGTTCCTTCTGGCAACCTCTATGGCCTCAGGATCTATATCGAATCCAGAAACAGTGCCGGCACCAAGAAATCTTGCGCCGCAGGCCAGGATGCCATTGCCGGTGCCTGCATCTATCACGGACTTTCCTGTTATGTTTCCATCGTTGTATATCTCGATCAAAAAATAAGCGGCATTGGAAGCATCCGTTGGATACTGCTCTAGATGATTCTTAAAATTTGTGAGAGGTTGAAGTTTCTGAAGTAAAATCTCCAGATCACTCTTTATGCCCATCAGTATTCAGGCGTGCCTATAACAAGATCGATTATTTCCTTTGCTATTCTGGCAGAGTTTTCCTTGCTTTCTCCCCTTTCAATGAGGAGCCTTTCTATCTTGCGTGTAGCCCTCTGCCTTTTCCATGTCCCATTCTCATGTGCGGCAAGTACAATGTATTTTGCGATTTCTCTGTCCACGTTTATACCGAATCTCTCTCTGATCTTTATCTGCCATACAGGAACCAGTACCGTCGGAAGGTCACGCAATTCACGGCGTCTTTCGGATACTATGCTGTTTATATCCTTCCTTCGGGCTAAGACCATATACAAACATATGTAGGTTTCTATTAAACATTTCTGTGGACATTTTCATTTCATGGAATTTTACCGTATTGTTATGTATTTCTCTCCAGTGTTCCAGCATTACATATATAATAACATACAGCTAGAATGTCTTTTAAAGGATCTGGCCTCTAAGGTGAACTTCAGAGAGATACCCGTTAGCTGCGAATAAGATCAGTAAACAACTTGATTTATGATCTTTATGACTTAAGAGATTTTCCTTGAAAAATTTTCAATTTGGGCAATTCTCTACATCATCCGGTCGGAGACATTGATCTTTGGCTTCATTCAAACTCTCAATTCTCTGTGAGCTATAACTTATCTGAATCTTCATCCATCCGGCCGGAAATGTCTCCAAAGGCCTCTATTCTGATCGCACAAGCCATATTCCCCTAAATCCTGCAAATTCTCTATTAAATTCTTAAGTTGATAAAAGTTGACGCATATTCTGTCTGAAGAAAGAGTTTTACAGCTTCACCGAGCTTATAAATTATGATAAAAATCAATATGAAAGGAGTTTGTAGAGAACTCCTTTCTCGGAGTGCAGCCTGTTCTCGGCTTCGTCAAAGATGACGCTGTTTATGCTGTCTGCCACTCCATCTGTGACCTCAAGCCCACGATGCGCTGGAAGGCAGTGCATAAAGATGTAATCCTTCTTCGCATTCGATACAAGGCTTTCATTTATCTGGTAAGCCTTAAAGGCCTTCTCCTTCTCACCCTTCTTTGATTCTTCACCCATCGATATCCATACGTCCGTGTATATTATGTCCGCATCTCTTGCAGCCTCTACAGGATCGTTTGTTATTGTTATGGTGGATCCATGCTGTTTTGCAACATTTCTGGCCTTCTCAACGAACTCGGACTTTGGTTCGTATCCCTTTGGTGATGCCACATACATATCAGTGCCAAGCAGAGCCGAGCCGAACATCAGGGAATTTGCCATGTTATTTCCATCGCCTATGTAGGAAAACTTCAGATTGGTGAATCTACCCTTCTTCTCCTTGACTGTCATGAAGTCTGCAACGATCTGGAGTGGGTGCTCCACATCGTCAAGCGCATTTATAACTGGAATGCTTGTGCTTCTTGCAAGTTCCACAACGTTTCTGTGATCATATGCCCTGTAGGCTATAGCGTCCAGGAATCTGGAAAGTACATGACCCGTATCCGATATCGTTTCTCCTCTCCCCAGCTGCATCTCTGAAGGATTGAGATAGACCGCATGGCCTCCAAGCTGATCTATGGCGACCTCTAGGGACGTTCTAGTCCTTGTGCTTGGTTTCTCAAAAATCAGGCCGAGCACCTTATTCTTCAGCGAATCGTAGCTTCTGTATCTGTTCTTCTTAAGCTCAAGAGATAGGTCTATTATTTCGCCGAGATCCTTCTCCATATCAAGTACAGAAAGAATATCTCTCTTGCTCATGCTTATTCCTCCAGAAGCTTTGGTATATCCTGCGGATAATCGGCAACCTTAACTCCTGCCTCAGCAAACGCCTTAAGTTTGGATTCTGCGGTACCAACTCCACGTTCGATTATCGCGCCTGCATGTCCCATTCTCTTGCCTGGCGGTGCACTTCTCCCGGCTATGTACGCCACCACCTTCTTCTTCACATGCTTCTTGATGTAATCTGCTGCGAGCTCCTCATTGTTTCCGCCGATCTCACCAACCAGCACTATGCGCTTTGTCTTTTCATCCTTCTCAAACATCTTCAGAACGTCTATGAAGGTAAGCCCAACAACTCGATCACCGCCAAGGCCTATAACGGTGCTCTCACCCATTCCAGCCTTGGTTACAGCATAGACTATTTCGTACGTGAGTGTTCCGCTTCTGGAAGCTATCGCGACATCACCCTCCTTGAATATGTGATTGGGCATGATTCCTATCTTGCTCTCGAATGGTACGGTTATACCTGGACCGTTCGGGCCGAGCACAGTTATACCACGGAGCGAGGCTTCTCTGACTATCTCCATCGCGTCCTGATACGGAACATGCTCAGTGAGTATGTACACTATCTTGAGACCATTGTCTATAGCTTCGTATGCCGCATCCTTGACGAATGGTGCAGGTACAGATATCATTGTGGCGTTTGGTTCATACTGCATCGCCTCTGACACAGAGTTCACTATGGGCACCTTATCTGCGAACTTTGTGCCTCCCTTTCCTGGAGCCACTCCTGCCACGACCTTCGTCCCGAACTTCAGCATTTCTCCAGTATGAAACGATCCCTGATGTCCAGTTATTCCCTGAACTATTACCTTTGTGTTCTTGTCTATCAAAACCATTTAAAACACCTTCGTGACCCTTTCGATTGCAGGCATCATCTCAGAAAACGCCTCTATGCCGTTTTCCTTCAGTATTTGCCTGCCCTCCTCCTCATGCACGCCGCTCAATCTGACAACTATGGGTATCTTGATGTCGAATTTTTTCTTGGCATCCACTATTCCCTGAGCAACGGTATCACATTTTGTG is a window from the Thermoplasma sp. Kam2015 genome containing:
- a CDS encoding METTL5 family protein → MGIKSDLEILLQKLQPLTNFKNHLEQYPTDASNAAYFLIEIYNDGNITGKSVIDAGTGNGILACGARFLGAGTVSGFDIDPEAIEVARRNCVNVNFFVSDVSDVVGKYDTWIMNPPFGSVIKHSDRSFIDKAFETSKWIYSIGNARSRDFLKTELSSRGEIFREERIYLSIPRIYRHHTSDWMKIEAVIFGVKNHSF
- the argF gene encoding ornithine carbamoyltransferase; amino-acid sequence: MSKRDILSVLDMEKDLGEIIDLSLELKKNRYRSYDSLKNKVLGLIFEKPSTRTRTSLEVAIDQLGGHAVYLNPSEMQLGRGETISDTGHVLSRFLDAIAYRAYDHRNVVELARSTSIPVINALDDVEHPLQIVADFMTVKEKKGRFTNLKFSYIGDGNNMANSLMFGSALLGTDMYVASPKGYEPKSEFVEKARNVAKQHGSTITITNDPVEAARDADIIYTDVWISMGEESKKGEKEKAFKAYQINESLVSNAKKDYIFMHCLPAHRGLEVTDGVADSINSVIFDEAENRLHSEKGVLYKLLSY
- the sucD gene encoding succinate--CoA ligase subunit alpha produces the protein MVLIDKNTKVIVQGITGHQGSFHTGEMLKFGTKVVAGVAPGKGGTKFADKVPIVNSVSEAMQYEPNATMISVPAPFVKDAAYEAIDNGLKIVYILTEHVPYQDAMEIVREASLRGITVLGPNGPGITVPFESKIGIMPNHIFKEGDVAIASRSGTLTYEIVYAVTKAGMGESTVIGLGGDRVVGLTFIDVLKMFEKDEKTKRIVLVGEIGGNNEELAADYIKKHVKKKVVAYIAGRSAPPGKRMGHAGAIIERGVGTAESKLKAFAEAGVKVADYPQDIPKLLEE